The sequence GGTGTTCGTGCCCGAGGGCGAGGTGAAGCCGGCGTGGAGCTGGCTGGGGGAGCTGGCCCAGGCGGCCGGACGCACCGAGTTGACGGGGCTGCGCTCGCCCGACGATCTCCTGGCCGCGCTGGGGCGCGCGGTGGCGGCGTTCGAGGGACTGCCGGAACGCGTGGCCGGCGCGTCGTTCCGGGTGAACGGGGAAAAGGTGCCGCGGCTGTCGCCGCGCGCCAGCGGCCGCACGGCCGTGTCCGCCGACGTGAACGTGCACGAGCCCAAGCCGCCGGAAGACCCGGATTCTCCCTTGGCGTTCACCATGGAGGGCTATCCGCAGCAGCCGCCGTCGCCGCTGATCACGCGTTTCTGGGCGCCGGGCTGGAACTCCGTCCAGTCGCTCAACAAGTTCCAGGCCGAAGTGGGCGGGGCGCTCGCCGGGGGCGACCCCGGCCTGCGGCTCATCGAGCCGGTGGCCAACGGGGCCGCCGCCTACACCGACGAGATCCCGCCCGCGTTCAGGCGCCGCGCGGGCGAGTTCCTGGTGGTGCCGCTGCACCACATCTTCGGCTCCGACGAGCAGAGCGCGGCGACGCCGGCGGTGGCGCAACGGAGTCCCGGGCCGTACGCCGCGCTCAGCCCGGAGGACGCGCAGACGCTGGGCGTCCAGGATGGCGAGTTCGTCGAGATCGAGCTCGACGGGGGGATGTTCCAGTTGCCGGCGCGCCTCATGTCGAGCATGACCGTCGGCGTGCTGGGCGTGCCCGTTGGAATCGGCAGCCTCCGGGGCGTGGACCTTCCGGCCAGGAGCCGCTGTCGCAGGGTGTGACGTGACGGACGTGTTGCTACAGGTCGCGGTGATCCTCGGGGTGCTGAACGCACCCTTGATCCTGGCCGCGCTGCTCATCTGGCTGGAACGGCGCTTCCTGGCACTCTTGCAGGACCGCTACGGACCCAACCGGGTGGGTCCGCTGGGGCTCGGCATCGTGCTGGCGGACATGATCAAGATCTTCACCAAGGAGGACTGGGTCCCGCCGTTCGCCGACCGGGCCGTGTTCACCTTGGCCCCGGCGGTCATCGTCATCACCGGGCTCATGTCCGTGGCGGTGATCCCCATCACCGAGACCATCGGCGTCACCGACCTCAACATCGGGCTTCTCTTCTTCCTCGCCATGTCGTCCATGGGGGTCTACAGCGTGGTGCTGGCGGGCTGGGCCTCCAACAACAAGTACGCGCTCCTTGGGGGGCTCCGGGCGTCGGCGCAGATGGTCAGCTACGAGGTTTTCATGGGGCTCTCGCTCATGGGCGTGGTGCTCATGGCGGGGTCCTTCAGCCTGCGCGATATCGTCGCGGCCCAGCAGGACATCTGGTTCATCGTGCCCCAGTTCCTGGGGTTCGTCATCTTCTTCATCGCGGGGCTGGCCGAGACCCATCGTCTGCCTTTCGACCTGCCCGAGGCCGAGGCCGAGCTGGTGGCGGGGTTCCACTCGGAGTACTCGGGGATGAAGTTCGGCATGTTCTTCGTCGGCGAGTACGTGGGCGTGACGGTGATCGCGGCGATGATCGTGACGCTGTTCTTCGGCGGCTGGATGGGGCCGGTGCTGCCGGGGATCGTGTGGTTCGGGCTGAAGCTGCTGTTCTTCATCCTGATATTCATCCTGTTGCGGGCGGCGCTGCCGCGGCCGCGCTTCGATCAGTTGATGGCTTTCGGCTGGAAGGTGCTCCTGCCGCTGTCGCTGCTCAACCTGGTGGTGACGGCCGGGGCGCTGCTGCTTTGGAAGGCTTGAGGGTTTGCCGATGTCGTCGTGCCCGAACGTCATGAGGAACCATCGATGCTAAGCATGCTGCGGACCATCTGGACGGTGTTGCTGCACCTGTTCCGGCGCCCCATCACGGTTCAATACCCCGAGGAGAAGCCGTACCTGCCGCCGCGGTACCGCGGGCGGATCATCCTGTCGCGGGATCCGGACGGCGACGAACGCTGCGTGGGCTGCTACCTGTGCTCCGCCGCCTGCCCGGTGGACTGCATCGCGCTCCAGGCCGGGGAGCGGCCGGACGGCCGGCGCTATCCCGAGTTCTTCCGCATCAACTTCTCGCGCTGCATCTTCTGCGGCCTGTGCGAGGAGGCGTGTCCGACCTATGCGATTCAACTGACGCCGGACTTCGAGCTGTGCGACTACAACCGGCAGAACCTCGTGTACGAGAAGGAGGACCTGCTGATCAACGGCCCGGGCAAGTATCCCGGCTACAACTTCTACCGGGTCGCCGGCCTCGCCGTCAGCGGCAAGGAAAAGGGTGCGTCCGAGAACGAGGACAAGCCCGTGGACGTGAAGAGCCTGTTGCCGTGACGCTCATCTACTATCTCGCGGCCGCCGTCGCGGTCATCTCGACGGCCATGGTCATCACCCGCTCCAACGCGGTGCACGCGCTGCTGTACATGATCGTGTCGCTGCTGTCGCTGGCGCTGATCTTCTTCACCCTGGGGGCGCCCTTCGTGGCGGCCCTGGAGGTGATCATCTACGCCGGCGCCATCGTGGTGCTGTTCGTGTTCGTGATCATGATGCTCAACCTCGGCGCCGAGGTGACCGCCCGGGAACGCCGCTGGCTGCAGCCCAAGGCATGGATCGGTCCCGCGATCCTTACGGCCATCCTGTTCGTCGAGTTCCTGGTGGTGGT is a genomic window of Deltaproteobacteria bacterium containing:
- the nuoH gene encoding NADH-quinone oxidoreductase subunit NuoH, which codes for MTDVLLQVAVILGVLNAPLILAALLIWLERRFLALLQDRYGPNRVGPLGLGIVLADMIKIFTKEDWVPPFADRAVFTLAPAVIVITGLMSVAVIPITETIGVTDLNIGLLFFLAMSSMGVYSVVLAGWASNNKYALLGGLRASAQMVSYEVFMGLSLMGVVLMAGSFSLRDIVAAQQDIWFIVPQFLGFVIFFIAGLAETHRLPFDLPEAEAELVAGFHSEYSGMKFGMFFVGEYVGVTVIAAMIVTLFFGGWMGPVLPGIVWFGLKLLFFILIFILLRAALPRPRFDQLMAFGWKVLLPLSLLNLVVTAGALLLWKA
- the nuoI gene encoding NADH-quinone oxidoreductase subunit NuoI, yielding MLSMLRTIWTVLLHLFRRPITVQYPEEKPYLPPRYRGRIILSRDPDGDERCVGCYLCSAACPVDCIALQAGERPDGRRYPEFFRINFSRCIFCGLCEEACPTYAIQLTPDFELCDYNRQNLVYEKEDLLINGPGKYPGYNFYRVAGLAVSGKEKGASENEDKPVDVKSLLP
- the nuoJ gene encoding NADH-quinone oxidoreductase subunit J, which codes for MTLIYYLAAAVAVISTAMVITRSNAVHALLYMIVSLLSLALIFFTLGAPFVAALEVIIYAGAIVVLFVFVIMMLNLGAEVTARERRWLQPKAWIGPAILTAILFVEFLVVVATEPAAAGAPAGVGVKRVGAALYGRYVLGVELAAMLLLAGLVGAFHLGRRVPSEGEEDEC